The following DNA comes from Clarias gariepinus isolate MV-2021 ecotype Netherlands chromosome 7, CGAR_prim_01v2, whole genome shotgun sequence.
caatatttcccatgatttatttttagatagcggtaaagcccgcaaaatttaaaaaattggacgcagccccccgttcctcttgcactttccggtttcatggaagtggagaccacgccattgaaacgcggagggtgatgtgagaactaaatcctgtagtttctctgtaacgtgcttagtgcccaaggagatataattggcagtagcttccacactgccagtttctcagaaaggggcaaagtttggttggttggttaaacgggggggatgttagatgttcggcattctgaaacacggcaggaaaaacccgaagaactaacattttattggagactggagttgcccgaaacaccagtggtggcggagcaagaacaccaacctcctgggggtgccagggagaacacttcattctttaaaaggaattctgcgtgcctctccccattggggggccaccccccacggtcctgggcacatgaacctcagggcttctttgtgaagacaatatgccagtctgacctcttttgaggcggattgcgtgacgcaccccaatcttgcgagggggtgcccagctcaaaaacactctccttgtgtgtttcatgccttgcaacagtcagacccagtcaagactgggtggccgacagtcccgactcttgagcaaggcggggaaggaatttcccgaaggcttgttatataacttcgcctcctgaacctagtggcgaccaagttaacgacatcgccaagttggccgggaggcgagatggggcatcgaggaggaatacacgatcctttttcttaatgcccctgagattcaaccacaagtggctctccgcggagaccatagcagccataaaacggccgatagcacaagccgtctgccttgttgcacgaagagacaagtctgtggcccggcgtaaatccaatatgccttaccttgcagagccccgccagtactcaagtctctcagcaggtcagcctggtaggcgtgcaaaaccgccatggtgtgcagtgcgccaacctgacctgctgcctgaaaagcttttccctccagggaagataaaaagtctacacagcttaaaaggaagtaatagcttttcaggaaggatgatgtcccagaagagagatagcctggaagcgtctcttctatctgggtgtcatcatataactccgcgtttctacctcaattatatttaaataaataaataagttgatggcaggaaaacacgggatgaatacagcttactccatgaaagggttaactcatatggagattgctaagaaaaggggagagagcgtcgttgaggctccgcccccggccacccgacgtctatgtttttatttttatttatttatttttaagtgcttagaagCTATTatcatctccgcggaagcaagagaggatgtttatccttgcccattcacaagaggCGCGCTTGCAAGCgaacagagggatttcccgatccaatgagaacgcgaaagaaaggagttttaaatccgtctctcactgctctgccggatgcacgagtttaagccccaggaatgcgcggcggcttggaatgcgaggcgcgtgcgtagcacttaatcgaagcagtaaagtgtagagatcgccctccgatatggattatacacacggagggacatctcgtttaaactctgccattatcggtgagttaaacacttatttttgctggttagacacacacgctcacaactactgtaggtgaagacaagaatctgaggaatgtttccggttcactcctatttataacctgcaggtgcgtcctatcagatgacgtcacctgaccgaggttataaaagccaaaaatttggcgtgtttggtacacacatgcttcacaaccggcaacatgacaagatgttcccatagcgttttcacacaacatcgagtgtagcctttgaaagggaacctgCTTTAAGCCACACAAAGTCAACATGTTGGTATTTCTTGCACGGAATCTGCCATAAAATCACtatctcactctttctctcatcATTGGTGTACATAGACTGCAATTCACTTTTTTTGCTGGacaaattatttttcaaaagttttttgCATATGGCTTgaggctttttgtttgtttgtttacaaaggTCCTAACAGGCAGTTTTGCCTGTTATGAAATGCATGTTGAGActattgtttaatatttttaaagtgcATTTTGGTTTacatccattttatttattgttattggtATTTATTCAAGTGCATTTTTTGTTAACAGAGACTGAGAGTCCACAATATTCATTGTTATTGtggatatttaaaatgttttccattTTCAGTGTTCAATagtctaaaaataaatgaaaatggtcTCAGATCGACAATATTATCGTTTATCGGGATAATTTCTTGGACAATTTATCGTCCAGCAAAATTTGTTTTCGTGACAGGCCTAACTGTCTCCTTCACAAAGAAGAAGTCCTAAGGTCgtccaggaccgtgggggtggcTCCCCCTGGGGAGGGGCACGTAGAACTCCTCTCAgggatgaagtgttctccctggcacctccaggaggtcggtgttcctgctccgccaccactggtgtttcagacaacaccggtctccaaGAAATGTTGACCGATGCTGCGTCCGATTTTAGATCTTCACGGGCTAAACAGCTATCCAAAATAAGACAGGTTCAAAATTTTGAacgtcaaagtgattgctctcaatccaaccaagggattggttgtGACAATCGATGTGAAGGACGCATATATTTCAcacggaaatattgccacaacacaggaagttcctgagatTCGCTTTCCAGAGAACGTCtctggttactttgctgtaaccctgtttcttgaaaaggcgggaacgagatgctgcgctccaacgCCGCACTGCCTGCGTGACTGAACATcattttcagacaaaattgatctgaggaatgtttccggttcactcctatttataacctgcaggtgcgcttcatcagatgacgtcacctgaccgaggttatatatgccaaaatttggcgtgtttgacacacacatgctttacaactggcaacacaaaaagatgttcccatagcgttttcacgcagcatctcgtcccgtcttttcagggaacagggttacagcaaagtccatgtgtttacttttttcttACTAAAGTcttaacatatactgtacatatatgcCTTGGCTGCATcaaatataatgtaatttatgttgtaatattatgtgtttattgtgattattatgatttttattttattttcatgtttagcAGTGCAACATTATTTAACTGAATTCTGttataattaacaaaaatatatacactacagttGTTATATGTCTGTTATTTTTCAGTCATCCTTCAAAGAATGTGTCATAGTACACTATGTTTCAGGCATTTTAATTTTTAGGTCCTTACTTAACGCACAAATTTCTTCATGTGTTTTTCAAATGTAACAATGAATTGAATGAATCTTCAAAATAAACTTATAGGTAGTTATTAAGTCCTGGTAAAACAAATGAGCAACATGTTTAAACAGTGAGAGACATTTTGTTTGATGGAAAAACTACTGGTCTTATTGCTTGAatagtttatgtttacataTGATGCGGCCTGTTAATTTGTATGtcatatcatttttattttactttttttatgaaaaaaaaatcataaatttgtAATGCAAACAATATCATTATGGCCGTTTCTTGATGACAAGCTTTCATGTTGCTGAATaccaaatatcttttttttaaggacaaAGGTAAGACACTCAAGAAATTCAGCTTTTCCATGATTAGTTTAATAATTTCTCATCTATGTCtatattatgtgtaattatatACAAGATGAACATAAATAACATCATGTATGTTTGTTGAATTTAAACAAGGTTTTTTCTTAGATTGTTTTAGATGCCAATTTACCcatcatatttttctttgtgttcAGTTCAggtttaaaaagtataatataacatttaggtgtaaatatacagaataataaagCAAAACTGGATGCCAAAATAGCGAATATCTCCACAGCTACAGTAAATTTTCCAGGAGAGCTGACATAAGCTGGAATAAAGGTGATCCACACGGCACAGAATATGAGTATGCTGAATGTGATAAATTtggcttcattaaaattatCTGGCAGCTTTCTAGCTAGAAAAGCTAAAACAAAGCACATTAAAGCCACAACACCTATATAACCCAGCACTGCCCAGAAGCCTATGGCTGAGCCCAAGTTACAttctaatattattttttccttgtaGTAGTTCATATTTTTGTAAGGAAAAGGAGGTGAAACTATTAACCAAAGAACACATATAAGGACctgtatgagagtaaaaacaagTACACTGAGTCTCTGCTGTGGAGGCCCAAACCATTTCATGACATTACTGCCTGGGAGTGTAGCCCTGAAAGCCATTAGCACAACTACTGTTTTCCCAAGTACACAGGAGATACAAAGGACAAAGGTGATCCCAAAAACTGTGTGACGCAACATGCAGGACCACTGAGAGGGCCGTCCAATGAAAGTCAGTGAACAGAggaaacacagagtcagggagAACAGCAGCAGAAAACTCAGCTCAGAGTTGTTGGCCTTAACAATAGGAGTGTCTCTTTctattagaaataaaacagcTACCAAGACAGTCAATGCAGTTCCAACCAAGCAAAATAGTACTAGTACTATTCCCATAActtctgtaaataaaagaaactctATGACCTTTAATACACATTTATCTCTTTTAGCATTAGACCAAAATTCTCCTGGACACTGCTCACAGTTATTTGAATCTGAAAAATAATCATCAATATTCTTATTAGGCAGGaacttgaattttattttgtggttttatttattaatgcaatTGTTTAGTAActgttttctaaataataatagcaGGATACACAATGTATCTATAACAACTTGTGTTTTAAACTCATTACTGCTTAAATTACCTGTCTGGTTACTGATCTCTCCCTCAGCACAGGGTATACAGTCATAACAGCAGACAGGCCTTCCTTTTTGTGCAGCTTTTCTGGTACCCGGAGGACAGCTCTCACTGCACGCAGACCTTGGCTTCTAATATAAACAATGTATTATGGGTTTAATTTATAAGGTTCTACCTGAAAATGCCATTCAGTTGTTAAGCCATAAAACCCAGTTTTCACTATCACAATTTTTGCTCCCCCGTTATTTGACACAATGTCATGTGAAACAGCACCTTGCTGTTATGAGACATGGTGTCAATATGGTGCCTAGGATTGATTATTAAAGTCACAAATAACCACAAATAGtcttatttaaacaaacactaaacTAATGGACCTATCGGCCATTGAAAGTTACTATTCAAATTATTTGTAGCTTATGCCAGCAAATTGCAGATCATTACAGGTCACATTGACACACCCATTTTAACCAGAAgcttactttatatttacacaagGCACATCCCACTTTACAAATTCTTGTACTTTTCCTTTTAAGGACttaattaatgcaaaatgtttaattatgattcagttaaaatgttttatatatattcacaaaacCAGACTCTagaattgtttatatatatatatatatatatatatatatatatatatatatatatatatatatatatatatagttaattattttatttttttgattaaataaaagtgaaaacgTATGAAATACCAATGTATTTACCTCTCGTTTCTCTCCAGCCCACACTATATCATCAGCATTCAGGACAAATTGTTGTCCATTTGGCAGTGAGGCATCATAATATCCCACAACCTTAAATTGCACTTCTCCATTGACTGCTCGTTGCCAGTTCACCACATCAAACTTTGCAGCCACAGCCCCAGAGCTGTCAAACCAAACCTCTTCTCCTACTTTGGTTGTAAAGTTTACCCTTTTTAGATAATTAACAACCTTTAAATGGCAAAGAcaacaagaatttattttatgACAATAAAATTGATGGCtcattttttactctttttggCGTTACCTGCCATGgttgtattgttttgtttttctcacaACCCTGGTTTTTTGTGCATCTCAAAAGGCTGTGTAGAGAATGTGCAATAGCATAGACTGCATTGTAGACATTATTTGCATATCTCAATTCTGCTATATCATTACTGTAGTTTTTATATTGAATTATCTCTCCATATTTCTCACAGTTGATTTCAGTTTGAGAAATGTCTCCCTCTGTAGGCAAACAAGGTAATGCTGTTTGCCAAAATTCATTGGCGGCATAATCAGCAAAACTATGGATGTTTAATCTTCCCACATCAAAACCAATAGCTCCAGCTAGTATGTCATAACTTGCTGGTCTTACTATATCTACAGCAGAAATCCATGCCTCAACACCAATCATCTGATAGCCAgtgacattatttaaaataagatgGTCTATTAGAATGTTCATATCAAAATAGgagataaataaaattattacttttGCTGTTCTTTTCTTAATAATGTCAGTCACTTTTAGGATTTTGTCAGAATCTGACCGGTCAAGCTTCTCAGAATATTCAACACATATTCCCTCCTCTTTTGCTGCATTTAGAAAAATGGCCATTCCATTGTATCCATAGTCATTATCACTGTACACAGCTCCGACCCAAGACCAGCCAAAGTGCTTAACCAAATTTGCCAGCCCTCTACTCTGGTAGTAGTCACTTGCTATGGTCCTAAAGAAGGAGGGGTATTCTTTTCTGTTGCTCAAACATTCACATGTTGCAGCAGGACTTATCTAAGGacgattaataaaaaaaaaaaaaaaaaaaatatatatatatatatatatatatatattttttattattaattaatttttttttttattaaaaaaaaaaatatatatatatatatatatatatatatatatatatatatatatatatatatttttttttttttttacctaattaATCGGTTCTATCAATACAAAATTAGACAAGGGCCTGTTTTAACAGCAAATAgcaattaatattaaaactgaAGAACACAAAAGATGCTCATGTATTATGTACACTATAAATCCTAATGTATACTCATGTAAATGATACTAtgtaacattcattcattcatttattcattcatttagctttactgttttatttattctgatcAGGTTTAAGGTAAACAAAGAGACAATCCTGGAAATACTGGAAACACAGGGACAAACATGTGACAAACATTCTCTTTTACATATAGCTGTGGAAACCAGAAAACCCAAAGAAGATCGttacaaataaatacagtatatagtatgtGCATGTTATGCAATATTGAACAAAACTCCTATAACCTGTTGGAAAGTTAATTTGAGTTCATCACTAGATGTAATGACTTAACTCTTCAGACAAATTACTGATCAGACAAAGgtaattatttaatgtatatgGACAGTATGTtctgtaacttaaaaaaaaaaaaaaatgattaaaacattGCTCCTTACCACTGGGATGTTGAAAGGTCCTGTAGTTTTTGTAAGTGCTATAGTAGGTGTAGACTCTGATTCGCCTATGATGGCTTGTACTGCTGCCTGTCCACAGCATGCCTTATCTGCTGTTGTGTCCTGACCATTTATCAAAGCCATTGCTGCCTTCATAGATAGCAATCTTGAGAGACAATTATCATAAATTCTGTAACCAATTGATATATTTGGGAGCAAGCTGTTGCTTCTGTTGATTTCATCAATCGCAAAAATCATGGTCTGAGCAAAGCGGAATTCACTGAGGTTAAAtctacaaatatgcaaaaataattatacatttcagttgatatttaatatagtaaagatctaaagaaaaacattgcatgaatacaataaaaaacaattcaTAAAGACAAGTAAAATAggaaatattatattacaacTCACTCAATGCAGATTAAGGGTTGAGGTTTTTCAGTGTATGTCAGTGGTTCCATCTGTGTACCATCATGCATTGAAAAGATCGCTCCAATTATCACATCTCCATCTTTAGACAGCAGAGGATATTCTGGGTTTTCCAGAATATGGCAATTTTCCCCCTTAACCAGGCTAAGTGAACAAAGTAGTAGTAGAATGAATAACATGACAAAGTTTGCTCAATGCTTTTACTTGCCAACACCTCAACAGTTATACTCTTGAGATATTTATAGATATGCTTTGGGTGTTCTGGGTATAAACATTCTATTTCAAACAAATGAGAAGTGTTAATACTTGTGAGGTCATTAAAGGACAGGATGGTAGATCTACATTATCTGAATCttcatatataaattaatttagttaACCATACAAGTGATTTACAATTACCGTAAATCTGTAAACCCAGTGAGCCCAGTCTGTTTGCATGTTGACCAATGGATGATGTCTATCAATGCCTGTTTGGTAACAGCTAAAATTCAGTCGGGTCACAAGCCACAgtaattaattagaaaaaaggCACCCAGTGTACCCTGCATATATGCATGTATGTTTatgcctatacagtatatattgtaacGGGTTTGACCCTTTTTGCACAGGCGACACCATAAAGCACGCACACGAAACAAGCTCTAATgggaaaaagggtaatttatttggACAAAATGGGGTAGAAAAgagttaaaggagggaggatggaaagaaaaGGAAGGAATAAATATGCATGTGTAGGTCTGGTTGGCAGTGCCCCGCTGGCATGTGGCGACACTCCTGCTGTGTTTGATAGCATGGGGAGAAGCCCGGGATCATCAAGGAAAATAGCTTACCAACCATGCCTAATACCGCGGCCCTGCTCcgtcgcatatctgaaggggagccTGTCTTACTAGTGAGCTTCGGAGTTAGTTTTAAGAATTAGTCAGTTTAAAGCGAACTTGCAGGCCGTTTTGCAGGCCACACTGGCCTCTCCAGTTGTAATATCAATTTAGATGTCTTCTAAAACACCAAGGACAGACTGGCACAGTGACTTTCTTGAATCGCCAGAAACTTCACATACTGTAACGATCTGTGATACAGCTATGAGATAAAATATATCGCAGAAAAAATGTGAGCTTGTGTGAGCAACTTTTGGAGTAGACTTAACACTgatagcatttttaaataactaaaaatatcTTTGTGGATTGCtactattatactattattgaTTATGGTAGACAAGGTGCAGTGTATATATAGTGACTTATTTTGACAGTCATACACATGGTTGTTGGGTATGGGTGGTTAAAAATCTTAAGCTATTACATTTTAGTTTCATatgtcaaagaaagaattttTAACCCTACCTAACTTGTGAAAAGCGAAAAGTATGATTCATACTTTTTACTTAAAGATAAGCATTTATTTAATGGTCAGGGTACCTGTCAATCTCACCGGTGTTATCAGCACAGAACAATCAGCAATTGCAGAGAGTGGCATTATTTTCCACTTTTAGTTGTAATTGTAGACTGTgagtgtcagaaaaaaaaaactatacaacattattattattattagacgtACTGGTGTTTAACATGAGGACATAATGATGGAGATTTACAGGCCCACTTAGTAAATAATAAGCcaaaaaaagtgattattttttgctttatagATCTTGATTTCAGtttgatttaaattatattcTTGTGTTTAACAGTTTAATGTTAATAATGATATTGGGTTATAATTAACAACAAGAACATAGTTGTTGACAAATATTTGCTAACTAGGATTATGTAATGTGTCTCACCACATGACTAAAGGCTAtttgataaaattattaaaatgctaaattgtatttatttatttttatatgcaggTAATGCAAATAAACATTGTGGGAGAATGTTGCCCATAAGATAATAGTCTTATTGCTTAAGGGGTCGTATTGCTTATTTGTTCATGCTTATATATACCGGGGATAATAATATACGAAACTATCATTTTAAATTCACCTTTTTTCAAGAAGATTTTTAGTAGCTAGtagtcttattttttttaatggttcatGCTTATATATACCAGGGTTaataatataagaaaatatCTCTTTTAAGTTTTTTCAATGAAAATTCTTAGTGCCAGTTAGACAATCATTCAATACTCTTGATTACAAACATGCATGTTGCTGAATACAAAATATGTTTGatggacagaaataaaacacttttttcaattagtttaatcagttttaatttatatgcatattagatttacttaatataatatgttaaagtgtttacagtttttctcaattgctaaaacactaaaacCCATTAGCTAAAGAAAGTTCGCAGTTGCCTGACCTCATTTAGCTAATTGTACAGTCTGTTGTCAATACCTTAAACCATTCCACATGGTAAAACACAATATGCAGATCTTACTTAGACTTTTCAGCAAAACTCTAAACACATGCTCATTCTCAAAACACTTTTTACACTCTAATGCACAAGTCATCCATACTGGTAAACACAAGTAGCAACGCTCAAATACAATTAGAGAAAACATGTCATTAATTGAACGCAACCACTCAAAATCGATGTCACCTGTTTCAAATGATGTGACACAACCAATATAAGCCAGTTCAGAGAGCAAACAGGTTGTTGGAGGTAGAAAGAAGAAAGTCTGTGCATAAATAGAAGAAACAATGTAAGAGGACGAGTGCGGATGCGAGGTGGGCGACGAGAAGGAGGAGGACGAcaagaaagaggaagaagaggagggtgagcaagaggaagaagaggaggacgaggaagaagaggagggcgaggaagaggaggagggcgaggaagaggaggagggcggcaagaaagaggaagaggaggagggcgagaaggaggaggagggcaagaaagaggaagaggaggaggaagaaaaagacaaagagtGGAAATATCTGATGAAATTCAAGCAACAGTCATAGACCATGTTCTTGTCCCTGGACTGACAATGAGGGAAGCAGGACTAAGAGTGCAACCCAACTTAAACCGATTTTCTGTGTACACCATAGTAAGGACATTCAGAGAAGAGAACAGGCAGAGTATACTACTCTATTTTTGTAATTGCAAATTTACTGTACTACACTTTATGCAACTTTACAAATGTTATGTTTCACTAAACATTTGTAAAGTTCATCACTGTATGTATAGTACTGCATGAATATTTGTTGTAACTGCACATCTACTTTTTGTAGAATTGCGAGGTTGCCACATGCAGGTGGAAGGACGGCTTTATTCACTCAAGAGCAAGAGGCCGCATATGATCATTCTCAAACACATGGGCACTGTCTTTCAAGATAATGTAATACGACTCAGAGAAATCCAGGAACGAGTGATACAAGACAACACACACTTCCAGGGAATCAACAGTGTGAGCATTTCCACGATTGACCGTGTCCTCCATCGTAACAGGATGCAAACGAAACAAGTATACAAAGTCCCCTTTGAGCGCAACTCACCAAGGGtaaaagaactgcaagctcaGTATGTGCAAGTAAGTGTACATTCAGAAACATTTACTGTTATCCAGATTTTCTACATGTGAATGACATTACTCTTCAGTACATACAATGTATGTGAATTAGAAGTGCAAACAGTAAGCTTAATTGTACTCTATATTATAGCACTATCTCTGTATGTCTTACAAAATTCTAaatgcagtatactgtatactcacCATGTTACAGCATAGCTTatctgaaaacagaaaaaatagtgaaaaaa
Coding sequences within:
- the LOC128528222 gene encoding extracellular calcium-sensing receptor-like, producing MVACTCQMMKSPMTSASCAVLQRGVKRFRVKILKTGGGGRGEVLARGMARVFHCCSIQASCLVKGENCHILENPEYPLLSKDGDVIIGAIFSMHDGTQMEPLTYTEKPQPLICIEFNLSEFRFAQTMIFAIDEINRSNSLLPNISIGYRIYDNCLSRLLSMKAAMALINGQDTTADKACCGQAAVQAIIGESESTPTIALTKTTGPFNIPVISPAATCECLSNRKEYPSFFRTIASDYYQSRGLANLVKHFGWSWVGAVYSDNDYGYNGMAIFLNAAKEEGICVEYSEKLDRSDSDKILKVTDIIKKRTAKVIILFISYFDMNILIDHLILNNVTGYQMIGVEAWISAVDIVRPASYDILAGAIGFDVGRLNIHSFADYAANEFWQTALPCLPTEGDISQTEINCEKYGEIIQYKNYSNDIAELRYANNVYNAVYAIAHSLHSLLRCTKNQGCEKNKTIQPWQVVNYLKRVNFTTKVGEEVWFDSSGAVAAKFDVVNWQRAVNGEVQFKVVGYYDASLPNGQQFVLNADDIVWAGEKREPRSACSESCPPGTRKAAQKGRPVCCYDCIPCAEGEISNQTDSNNCEQCPGEFWSNAKRDKCVLKVIEFLLFTEVMGIVLVLFCLVGTALTVLVAVLFLIERDTPIVKANNSELSFLLLFSLTLCFLCSLTFIGRPSQWSCMLRHTVFGITFVLCISCVLGKTVVVLMAFRATLPGSNVMKWFGPPQQRLSVLVFTLIQVLICVLWLIVSPPFPYKNMNYYKEKIILECNLGSAIGFWAVLGYIGVVALMCFVLAFLARKLPDNFNEAKFITFSILIFCAVWITFIPAYVSSPGKFTVAVEIFAILASSFALLFCIFTPKCYIILFKPELNTKKNMMGKLASKTI